Proteins encoded together in one Maledivibacter sp. window:
- a CDS encoding bifunctional enoyl-CoA hydratase/phosphate acetyltransferase, whose protein sequence is MIKNFEGLISVAKKQTMMKLAVAAAQDEDVLIAVCGAAQMGIVKPILVGEELRIIEIAKKNNLDISRYELINKTDIIEAARTAVELVNAGKADFVMKGLIDTSILLKAVLDREIGLRTDSLLSHVMVYQVPTYHKLLFMTDGGMNIAPSLDEKALILKNSVKVAQAMGIENVKVACLTAKEKVSTKMIATVDADKLKEMDTRGEFGEGVIVEGPIAFDLAVSKEAAQTKKFKSEVAGDADILIVPVIEVGNGIGKALTYMANAESAGIIMGAKAPVVLVSRADSYKAKLNSIALGSVIAAYQSGETK, encoded by the coding sequence TAGCTGCTGCCCAGGATGAAGATGTCTTGATAGCTGTATGCGGTGCAGCTCAGATGGGAATTGTAAAACCCATATTGGTAGGCGAAGAATTAAGAATTATAGAAATTGCTAAAAAAAATAATCTCGACATTAGTAGGTATGAACTAATTAACAAAACTGATATTATAGAAGCAGCGAGAACAGCGGTTGAATTAGTAAACGCTGGGAAGGCAGATTTTGTAATGAAGGGGTTAATAGACACTTCCATATTGTTAAAAGCTGTTTTGGATAGGGAAATAGGACTTAGAACAGATAGTTTGTTGAGTCATGTAATGGTTTATCAGGTTCCTACGTACCATAAGCTGCTATTTATGACCGACGGGGGAATGAATATAGCTCCTTCGTTAGATGAAAAAGCATTAATTTTAAAAAACTCAGTCAAGGTTGCCCAGGCCATGGGCATTGAAAATGTCAAGGTTGCTTGTCTAACAGCCAAGGAAAAAGTTAGTACAAAGATGATAGCTACAGTTGATGCTGATAAATTAAAGGAAATGGATACTAGGGGTGAATTTGGCGAGGGCGTAATAGTAGAAGGGCCTATAGCCTTTGATCTTGCGGTATCAAAGGAAGCTGCACAAACAAAGAAGTTTAAAAGTGAAGTAGCTGGAGATGCCGATATACTTATTGTTCCAGTGATTGAAGTGGGTAATGGAATTGGGAAAGCTTTAACCTATATGGCCAATGCGGAGTCAGCTGGAATAATAATGGGCGCTAAAGCCCCAGTTGTTTTAGTATCCCGTGCTGATAGTTATAAAGCCAAATTAAATTCTATAGCATTGGGAAGTGTTATAGCGGCATATCAGTCTGGTGAAACAAAATAG
- the iorA gene encoding indolepyruvate ferredoxin oxidoreductase subunit alpha, with protein MKKFLTGNEAVARGAYEAGVTFASAYPGTPSTEILENIAPYKKDIYAEWAPNEKVALESSIGASIAGARSLAAMKHVGVNVAADPLFTYAYTGVNGGMVLVSADDPGMHSSQNEQDNRMYARFSKIAMVEPSDSQESKDFIKTAIEISEKFDTPVLFRMTTRICHSKGIVEFGEREEVEIKKYEKNIPKYVAAPANGRVLRVKVEQRTKELEEFSNTTELNRFEWNNKKIGIITSGVAYQYAKEVFGDEVSYLKLGFTFPLPMKKIKEFADQVETLYIIEELEPYIEEQIKAVGIDCIGKDVIPGIGELNPDIIAKAILGEERETIKFDESKTVGRPPTMCAGCPHRGFYYALSKKKNIMITGDIGCYTLGSAEPLSAMDTCICMGASISTGHGAQKAFQKNDVEKRVVSVIGDSTFFHTGVNSLMNVAYNKSNTVSVILDNRITGMTGHQENPGTGYTLQGEKAGMIDIPKLCEAIGIPSVRTVNPLKLDEVSAALDEALASDEPSVIITRWPCVLKRFSQEDITEFGNERTICTVNIDACKGCRICTKTGCPAIEFDTEAKKAKINENMCVGCEVCLQACPFDAIEKAGA; from the coding sequence ATGAAGAAGTTTTTGACAGGTAATGAAGCGGTAGCCCGTGGTGCATATGAAGCCGGAGTTACATTTGCTTCTGCTTATCCAGGTACACCAAGTACAGAGATTCTAGAAAATATTGCTCCATATAAAAAAGATATCTATGCCGAATGGGCACCCAATGAAAAAGTTGCTTTGGAATCTTCTATTGGGGCATCCATAGCTGGGGCAAGATCCCTTGCTGCTATGAAGCATGTTGGGGTCAATGTAGCTGCTGACCCTCTTTTCACATATGCTTATACAGGCGTAAATGGTGGAATGGTTTTAGTATCTGCAGATGATCCTGGAATGCACAGTTCACAAAACGAACAAGATAATAGAATGTATGCAAGATTTTCTAAAATAGCTATGGTTGAACCAAGTGATAGCCAAGAAAGTAAGGATTTTATAAAAACGGCAATAGAGATTAGTGAAAAATTTGATACTCCTGTTTTATTTAGAATGACCACTAGAATTTGTCATAGCAAAGGTATAGTTGAGTTTGGGGAAAGAGAAGAAGTAGAGATTAAAAAATATGAAAAGAATATACCAAAGTATGTGGCGGCTCCAGCTAATGGTAGAGTGCTACGTGTTAAGGTTGAACAAAGAACAAAGGAATTAGAAGAATTTAGCAATACTACTGAATTAAACAGATTTGAATGGAATAATAAAAAAATAGGTATTATTACTTCAGGGGTTGCTTATCAATATGCTAAGGAAGTATTCGGTGATGAGGTTTCCTATTTAAAGCTTGGGTTTACTTTTCCACTACCAATGAAGAAAATAAAAGAGTTCGCTGACCAGGTAGAGACTCTTTATATTATAGAAGAGTTAGAACCATATATAGAGGAACAAATAAAAGCTGTAGGCATTGATTGTATAGGTAAGGATGTGATACCTGGAATAGGTGAACTGAATCCCGATATAATCGCTAAGGCAATTCTAGGAGAAGAAAGAGAAACTATTAAATTTGACGAGTCAAAAACCGTAGGACGTCCACCTACGATGTGTGCGGGATGTCCCCATAGAGGCTTTTATTATGCCTTAAGTAAGAAGAAAAACATAATGATCACAGGAGATATAGGTTGTTATACATTGGGTTCCGCTGAGCCTTTAAGTGCTATGGACACTTGTATTTGTATGGGGGCAAGTATAAGTACAGGACATGGTGCTCAAAAAGCATTCCAAAAGAATGATGTTGAAAAAAGAGTAGTTTCTGTAATTGGAGACTCGACATTCTTCCATACTGGAGTAAACAGCTTAATGAATGTAGCTTACAATAAAAGTAATACAGTATCTGTTATCCTTGACAACAGAATAACAGGAATGACTGGTCACCAAGAAAATCCTGGAACCGGATATACGTTACAAGGTGAAAAAGCTGGCATGATCGATATACCAAAACTATGTGAAGCTATCGGGATTCCTAGCGTAAGAACAGTAAATCCTTTAAAATTAGACGAAGTAAGTGCTGCATTGGACGAAGCGTTGGCGTCGGACGAGCCTTCTGTAATAATAACAAGATGGCCCTGTGTACTTAAGAGATTTTCACAAGAAGATATTACGGAGTTTGGTAACGAAAGAACAATTTGTACAGTTAATATAGATGCTTGTAAAGGATGTAGAATCTGTACAAAAACTGGATGCCCTGCTATTGAGTTTGATACAGAAGCTAAGAAAGCAAAAATCAATGAAAATATGTGTGTTGGCTGTGAAGTTTGTTTACAGGCATGTCCATTTGATGCTATAGAAAAGGCGGGTGCTTAG